One window of Medicago truncatula cultivar Jemalong A17 chromosome 2, MtrunA17r5.0-ANR, whole genome shotgun sequence genomic DNA carries:
- the LOC25486137 gene encoding squalene monooxygenase SE1, with product MSCGSKKERIGAGSFGTVYRAEWHGSPVASTINTLAGALYKVFCASPDPASIEMHRACFDYLSLGGVCSDGPIALLSGLNPRPLSLVLHFFAVAVYWFYPLYGNSDGSARFYNFS from the exons ATGAGCTGCGGATCAAAGAAAGAACGCATTGGTGCTG GATCATTTGGGACAGTGTACCGTGCTGAATGGCATGGATCA CCAGTGGCATCTACAATAAACACATTAGCAGGTGCATTGTACAAAGTGTTTTGTGCATCTCCTGATCCAGCTAGCATTGAAATGCACCGAgcatgttttgattatttgagcCTTGGAGGTGTTTGCTCAGACGGACCAATAGCTCTACTCTCCGGTTTGAATCCGCGTCCATTGAGCTTGGTTCTACATTTCTTCGCGGTGGCTGTATATTGGTTTTATCCCCTTTATGGTAACTCTGACGGTAGCGCtcgattttataattttagctAA
- the LOC25486138 gene encoding polyadenylate-binding protein RBP45 isoform X1 translates to MMQPGHGMAPPTMGQQPPQQYQQPPPQQPYVMMQPQQPPAMWAAQSAQPPQQPASADEVRTLWIGDLQYWMDENYLYTCFGNTGELTSVKVIRNKQTSQSEGYGFIEFNTRATAERVLQTYNGTIMPNGGQNYRLNWATFSAGERSSRQDDGPDHTIFVGDLAADVTDYLLQETFRARYNSVKGAKVVIDRLTGRSKGYGFVRFADEGEQMRAMTEMQGVLCSTRPMRIGPATNKNPAATTQPKASYNPSGGQSENDPNNTTIFVGNLDPNVTDDHLRQVFTQYGELVHVKIPSGKRCGFVQFSDRSCAEEAIRVLNGTLLGGQNVRLSWGRTPSNKQTQQDPTQGGYPAAGGYYGYAQGGYENYGYAAPPAGQDPNVYGSYPGYPGYQHPQQQQQQMGYS, encoded by the exons ATGATGCAACCAGGACACGGCATGGCTCCTCCCACCATGGGCCAACAGCCACCGCAACAATACCAACAGCCACCACCACAGCAGCCGTACGTCATGATGCAACCACAACAACCGCCGGCTATGTGGGCGGCCCAATCCGCTCAGCCACCTCAGCAGCCCGCCAGCGCTGATGAGGTCCGTACTCTCTGGATCGGTGATTTGCAGTACTGGATGGATGAGAATTATCTCTATACCTGCTTTGGTAACACAGGCGAG TTGACATCTGTGAAAGTGATTAGGAATAAGCAAACTAGTCAATCAGAAGGTTATGGTTTTATTGAGTTTAATACTCGTGCCACTGCTGAGAGAGTGCTTCAGACATACAACGGAACTATTATGCCGAATGGTGGTCAGAACTACAGATTGAACTGGGCAACTTTCAGTGCTGGGGAAAGGTCGTCGAGACAGGACGATGGTCCTGACCATACCATTTTTGTTGGTGATTTGGCTGCGGATGTTACTGATTACCTTCTTCAGGAGACTTTTAGGGCTCGTTATAACTCTGTGAAGGGGGCAAAAGTTGTGATTGATAGGCTTACCGGTAGGTCTAAGGGTTATGGTTTTGTGAGATTTGCTGATGAGGGTGAACAGATGAGGGCTATGACTGAGATGCAAGGGGTTCTTTGTTCAACAAGACCCATGAGGATTGGTCCAGCCACTAATAAAAACCCTGCTGCCACCACTCAGCCGAAAG CTTCGTATAACCCTAGTGGCGGACAAAGCGAGAATGATCCCAATAACACAACT ATTTTTGTTGGCAACTTGGATCCAAATGTCACCGACGATCATCTGAGGCAAGTTTTCACCCAATATGGTGAACTAGTACATGTGAAGATTCCATCAGGCAAGCGATGTGGGTTTGTCCAATTTTCGGACAG GAGCTGTGCAGAAGAGGCAATACGTGTTTTGAATGGAACTTTATTGGGTGGACAAAATGTTCGCCTTTCATGGGGACGCACTCCTTCAAACAAACAG ACTCAGCAAGATCCAACCCAGGGTGGTTACCCTGCTGCTGGTGGATATTACGGCTATGCCCAGGGTGGTTATGAGAATTATGGTTATGCTGCTCCTCCTGCTGGACAGGATCCCAATGTGTATGGAAGTTATCCGGGGTATCCTGGTTACCAACACCCACAGCAGCAACAACAGCAAATGGGATATAGCTAA
- the LOC25486138 gene encoding polyadenylate-binding protein RBP45 isoform X2: protein MMQPGHGMAPPTMGQQPPQQYQQPPPQQPYVMMQPQQPPAMWAAQSAQPPQQPASADEVRTLWIGDLQYWMDENYLYTCFGNTGELTSVKVIRNKQTSQSEGYGFIEFNTRATAERVLQTYNGTIMPNGGQNYRLNWATFSAGERSSRQDDGPDHTIFVGDLAADVTDYLLQETFRARYNSVKGAKVVIDRLTGRSKGYGFVRFADEGEQMRAMTEMQGVLCSTRPMRIGPATNKNPAATTQPKASYNPSGGQSENDPNNTTIFVGNLDPNVTDDHLRQVFTQYGELVHVKIPSGKRCGFVQFSDR, encoded by the exons ATGATGCAACCAGGACACGGCATGGCTCCTCCCACCATGGGCCAACAGCCACCGCAACAATACCAACAGCCACCACCACAGCAGCCGTACGTCATGATGCAACCACAACAACCGCCGGCTATGTGGGCGGCCCAATCCGCTCAGCCACCTCAGCAGCCCGCCAGCGCTGATGAGGTCCGTACTCTCTGGATCGGTGATTTGCAGTACTGGATGGATGAGAATTATCTCTATACCTGCTTTGGTAACACAGGCGAG TTGACATCTGTGAAAGTGATTAGGAATAAGCAAACTAGTCAATCAGAAGGTTATGGTTTTATTGAGTTTAATACTCGTGCCACTGCTGAGAGAGTGCTTCAGACATACAACGGAACTATTATGCCGAATGGTGGTCAGAACTACAGATTGAACTGGGCAACTTTCAGTGCTGGGGAAAGGTCGTCGAGACAGGACGATGGTCCTGACCATACCATTTTTGTTGGTGATTTGGCTGCGGATGTTACTGATTACCTTCTTCAGGAGACTTTTAGGGCTCGTTATAACTCTGTGAAGGGGGCAAAAGTTGTGATTGATAGGCTTACCGGTAGGTCTAAGGGTTATGGTTTTGTGAGATTTGCTGATGAGGGTGAACAGATGAGGGCTATGACTGAGATGCAAGGGGTTCTTTGTTCAACAAGACCCATGAGGATTGGTCCAGCCACTAATAAAAACCCTGCTGCCACCACTCAGCCGAAAG CTTCGTATAACCCTAGTGGCGGACAAAGCGAGAATGATCCCAATAACACAACT ATTTTTGTTGGCAACTTGGATCCAAATGTCACCGACGATCATCTGAGGCAAGTTTTCACCCAATATGGTGAACTAGTACATGTGAAGATTCCATCAGGCAAGCGATGTGGGTTTGTCCAATTTTCGGACAGGTAA
- the LOC25486139 gene encoding uncharacterized protein has translation MALSRKPYSYSKMDKEDPEELIHRRAQFLIYKVLEQANSRRKSSCLRIKISKLKVKIGKRLRRLRKKIISSVSAARVGIHGHVVSQLKTWKRLFGREKQTLLTIPSLMIKY, from the coding sequence atggctCTTTCTAGGAAACCATACTCATACTCAAAGATGGATAAAGAAGATCCTGAAGAATTAATCCATAGAAGAGCACAATTCTTGATCTACAAGGTGTTGGAACAAGCAAATTCTCGTAGAAAATCATCTTGTCTTAGAATCAAAATATCTAAGTTGAAGGTGAAGATTGGAAAGAGGTTAAGGAGGCTTAGAAAGAAAATTATATCAAGTGTGTCTGCAGCAAGAGTTGGCATTCATGGACATGTTGTGAGTCAATTGAAAACATGGAAGCGTTTGTTTGGGAGAGAAAAACAAACCCTTTTAACCATTCCTTCTCTTATGATCAAATATTGA
- the LOC25486140 gene encoding protein DETOXIFICATION 40 — translation MESNFDELHQPILTHDHPPPPELNSSLEEMLSNTQLPLLKRLLSATWIELNLLFPLATPAILVYLINNSMSTVTRAFAGHLGNLQLAAANLGNSGIQLFASGLMLGMGSAVETLCGQAYGANKYEMLGIYMQRATIVLTITAIPLTIVYIFCKPILLLIGESEPLASSAATYVYGLIPQIFAYAVNFPIQKFLQAQSIVRPSTYISVATLVLHVLLSWVAVFKLGLGLIGSSLVLSFCWWVIVVAQFVYIVKSRKCERTWNGFSVEAFYKLWDFVKLSSASAVMLCLEIWYFQVLVLITGLLDNPELALDSVAVCMTIAGLLLQIGVGFNAAASVRVSNELGSGNPKAAAFSVVIVNMVSFIIAVIEAIVVLALRHVISYVFTEGETVANAVSDLCPYLAVTLILNGIQPVLSGVAVGCGWQAIVAYINVGCYYGVGVPVGCVLGFKFNLGVKGIWSGMIGGTVLQTLILLWITFRTDWIKEVNTAKKRLDKWEN, via the exons atggaatCCAACtttgatgaacttcatcaacCAATATTAACTCATGATCATCCACCACCACCTGAACTGAATTCTAGTCTTGAAGAAATGTTATCAAACACTCAGTTACCTTTGTTAAAGAGACTTCTATCTGCTACATGGATTGAACTCAACCTTCTTTTTCCTCTTGCCACGCCGGCTATCCTCGTTTACTTAATCAACAACTCCATGTCTACCGTTACTCGCGCCTTTGCCGGTCATCTTGGTAATCTTCAGCTTGCTGCTGCTAATCTTGGCAATAGTGGAATTCAGCTCTTTGCTTCTGGCTTAATG TTGGGCATGGGAAGTGCAGTGGAGACATTATGTGGACAAGCATATGGTGCAAACAAATATGAAATGCTAGGAATATACATGCAAAGAGCAACAATAGTATTGACCATAACAGCAATTCCCTTAACCATAGTCTACATTTTCTGCAAACCAATCTTACTCTTAATAGGTGAATCAGAGCCATTGGCATCTTCTGCAGCCACATACGTGTACGGTTTGATCCCACAGATCTTCGCTTACGCGGTGAACTTCCCCATACAAAAATTTCTCCAAGCGCAAAGCATAGTTCGGCCTAGCACTTACATCTCGGTAGCAACACTTGTGTTACATGTGTTGCTTAGTTGGGTTGCGGTTTTCAAGTTGGGCTTGGGCCTAATTGGGTCATCATTGGTTTTGAGTTTTTGTTGGTGGGTTATTGTGGTGGCCCAGTTTGTGTACATAGTTAAATCAAGAAAGTGTGAACGTACTTGGAATGGGTTTAGTGTTGAGGCTTTTTACAAACTTTGGGATTTTGTGAAATTATCAAGTGCTTCTGCGGTTATGCTTTGCTTGGAGATTTGGTACTTTCAGGTGCTTGTGCTTATTACTGGTTTGCTTGATAATCCTGAGCTTGCTCTTGATTCTGTCGCTGTTTG CATGACAATAGCGGGGCTGCTGTTGCAAATTGGAGTAGGATTTAATGCAGCTGCAAG TGTGAGAGTGAGCAACGAATTGGGATCTGGGAATCCAAAAGCAGCAGCATTTTCAGTGGTTATTGTGAATATGGTTTCATTCATTATTGCGGTGATAGAAGCAATTGTGGTCCTTGCACTTCGTCATGTTATAAGTTACGTATTCACCGAAGGTGAAACTGTTGCAAATGCAGTATCAGATTTGTGTCCATACTTGGCTGTCACTCTAATTCTTAATGGGATCCAACCAGTGCTTTCAG GAGTGGCAGTTGGGTGCGGATGGCAAGCCATTGTGGCTTATATAAACGTAGGATGTTATTATGGGGTTGGAGTCCCAGTGGGTTGTGTTTTAGGCTTCAAATTCAACCTTGGTGTTAAG GGAATATGGTCCGGCATGATTGGAGGAACAGTGTTGCAGACCCTCATTTTATTATGGATCACATTTCGCACTGATTGGATTAAAGAG GTAAATACAGCCAAGAAACGATTGGACAAGTGGGAAAACTAG